A single Streptomyces mirabilis DNA region contains:
- a CDS encoding HNH endonuclease signature motif containing protein, protein MAVAVESEVDVSSAVTDEWISELRSCAPSVETLGLLVELAGERLSARGRIDALAVFERHLAWMQGMQVEVLAAIGDYADSGADAAAAGEAFDARLLREWDAASDEVACALRLAGGTASRRLQVAQQLCARYPATLELLKRGEISYLQAEAVTELCAVLEPETAGQVEAVVVAKMPELAVGQTRALLRRQIHKADPDGAEERHRRRKADRETVLYPREDGMALFGAVLPAEQAAEMGQAVDAHAATFDNDGRTLARKRADALYDLVVNRNGVVGDCATPARGRAAAVVQVTVPLDVLVGAEDGPAELKGYGPITAGQAREIVFAPGTIWRRLITDPGSGLLMKVDPTTYRPTADAERQVIARDQYCAFPSCRMPAHRCDVDHVEPFDHERPEAGGLTVPDNLQPLCRRHHRLKTHHPGWRVTRDPHTGIASWTSHTGHTYRNAPPVYRE, encoded by the coding sequence GTGGCTGTTGCGGTGGAGTCCGAAGTCGATGTGTCGTCTGCGGTGACAGATGAGTGGATCTCTGAATTGCGGTCGTGCGCGCCTTCGGTGGAGACCTTGGGGTTGCTGGTCGAGTTGGCCGGTGAGCGGCTTTCGGCGCGGGGACGGATTGATGCCCTGGCTGTGTTCGAGAGGCATCTTGCCTGGATGCAGGGGATGCAGGTCGAGGTGTTGGCGGCCATTGGGGATTACGCGGATTCTGGGGCCGATGCTGCCGCAGCCGGTGAGGCGTTCGATGCTCGGCTGCTGCGGGAGTGGGATGCCGCGAGCGATGAAGTGGCTTGTGCCTTGCGGCTGGCCGGCGGCACCGCTTCGCGGCGGCTCCAGGTGGCGCAACAGCTGTGCGCTCGGTATCCGGCGACTCTGGAATTGCTGAAGCGTGGGGAGATCTCCTATCTGCAGGCCGAAGCCGTCACGGAATTGTGTGCGGTTCTCGAGCCAGAGACGGCTGGGCAGGTTGAGGCCGTCGTGGTCGCGAAGATGCCGGAGTTGGCCGTCGGACAGACGCGGGCCTTATTGCGTCGGCAGATTCATAAGGCCGATCCGGACGGGGCTGAGGAGCGGCATCGACGGCGCAAGGCGGATCGGGAGACTGTCCTCTATCCGCGAGAGGATGGGATGGCCCTCTTTGGCGCCGTCCTGCCTGCTGAGCAGGCTGCCGAGATGGGGCAGGCCGTCGATGCCCATGCGGCCACGTTCGACAATGACGGGCGAACTCTGGCGCGGAAGCGTGCCGACGCGTTGTACGACCTTGTGGTCAACCGGAATGGTGTGGTGGGAGATTGCGCGACTCCGGCGCGCGGGCGGGCTGCCGCCGTCGTGCAGGTCACTGTGCCCCTTGATGTTCTGGTGGGGGCCGAGGACGGGCCTGCCGAATTGAAAGGGTACGGGCCGATCACCGCGGGGCAGGCGCGTGAGATCGTCTTCGCTCCGGGGACGATCTGGCGGAGGCTTATCACTGATCCTGGTAGTGGGCTGCTCATGAAGGTCGATCCGACCACCTATCGGCCCACGGCCGATGCCGAGCGGCAGGTCATTGCACGCGACCAGTACTGCGCCTTTCCCAGTTGTCGGATGCCTGCGCATCGCTGCGATGTCGATCACGTCGAACCGTTCGATCACGAGCGTCCCGAGGCGGGTGGGTTGACCGTTCCCGACAATCTTCAGCCGTTATGTCGGCGGCATCATCGGCTGAAGACCCACCATCCCGGGTGGAGGGTGACGCGGGATCCGCATACCGGGATTGCCAGTTGGACGAGTCACACCGGGCATACGTACAGGAATGCGCCGCCCGTTTATCGGGAGTGA
- a CDS encoding nucleoside deaminase — MPYVPQSQDDQAFLAQAIELSRHALEDEGKTPFGALVVIDGKIIATGTSSVVELRDPTAHAEVMALRAAGAELGRHLMEDAVMYASSEPCPMCLVACYWARIPRLVYAANSHDVAVNGFEDLQFYRQLALPNAERTLLAETAADGEAREIATAALASWADKLPFPVEPKI; from the coding sequence GTGCCTTACGTACCTCAGAGCCAAGACGACCAGGCCTTCCTGGCCCAAGCCATCGAGCTCTCCCGGCACGCCCTCGAAGACGAAGGCAAAACCCCCTTCGGCGCCCTCGTCGTCATCGACGGGAAAATCATCGCCACGGGCACCAGCTCGGTCGTCGAACTCCGGGATCCCACCGCCCACGCCGAAGTCATGGCTCTCCGTGCCGCCGGTGCAGAACTCGGGCGCCACCTCATGGAAGACGCCGTGATGTACGCCAGCAGCGAGCCCTGCCCCATGTGTCTGGTCGCCTGCTACTGGGCCCGTATCCCCCGCCTCGTTTACGCCGCCAACAGCCACGACGTCGCCGTGAACGGGTTCGAAGATCTTCAGTTCTATCGCCAGCTCGCCCTTCCCAACGCCGAACGAACCCTGCTCGCGGAAACAGCTGCCGATGGTGAAGCCCGTGAAATCGCGACCGCGGCTCTCGCCAGCTGGGCTGACAAACTGCCTTTCCCCGTCGAACCCAAAATCTGA